GATGTACCCGGGTTCTGCAGCATCCTGTGAAGCAGCAGGAAGAAGCAATGGTCATCCTCGTATTCCCAATCGGGATTCCACACTTCGGTCGACTCGTCCGCGATCTGGCGCGCTAGCGCAAGGTCGCCGGCGACGACGGCGTCGAGGACGGAGTTCGTCCGGTTGAGCGCCAGGTGCCTGTCGCGCACGTTGCCCTCCGCGCGCGAGCGCCGCAAGAAGTACCGCCGTGAATGCCCGCTGCGGATCAGGTTCGTACGAAACTCGCCGACATCCGCGAACTCGAGCAGGTGACAGATCCCGAGAGCTCCGAACTGGGCGGCGAGCTCATCAAAGATATCGCCGAGTTCTGCAATGGGCGCCTTGCCGACGCAGAGCATGTTGTAATGAATCTCGGAGACCAGCTCCGCATGAACGTCGGCAATATCCATCTCAGCCGAGCCCTGTGTACTTGGAGGGCTCGATGAAGCTCAGCCCGGAAAGCCCCTGCGCCAGCATGGAATCAGCCAGCTCCCGGCGAATCACGACCAGGTTCCGCCACTTGTGGAGGCGGAACACCTTGTACGAAGCGGGCACCACGTCTTGCCTGAGCACGAGCGAGTCGCAGGCGCAGATCGAATCGGGATCGAGCGCGTTCCACTTGACGCCCGACTGCGCCACATCGATACAGTCGCAGACGTCCTGCGGGTTGACGATGAAATAGTCAGCCGATGCGGTGTGGCCCTTGTGGTTGATGATCGCGATCGGCAAGAGCTCGACGTTGCTGACCTCGGCGTCTTCGAGCGCCTTCTTCACCCGCCCGGAGACGACCAGGCGCTTCGCTCCGAGCAGGCTATCCGCCAGTGCGATGTCCTTCGGCTTGCGAGGGTCCATCCGGCAGCGCGCGTCCTTGGGCCAGCCGGTGGCCCGAGACACCCCCTGCGCTAGCTCGAAGGCGTCCTCCACCCCCTCCACGTCCAGGATCTTGCAGATACCGTCGATGTTTCGCCCCGGCCTCCACAGCAAGAAGCTCATACGTTCATCCACTCCTTTCTTTGCGACATCCGGGCAGCTATTCGAATCTACTTAACCGCAGCAGCCAGGAGGTGCTTCCTTGCCACCGAGGCCCCCGCCGGCGGCTTGACGCGGCGTCGTACGTCACTCTCCGGACATGCCATAGAGAACGGTATGTGCCATACGCTCTCCTTGGCTGGGTCGTTCGACCCGGTGAGGCAGTAATCGAGGCAGGCCTTGGTGCCGCCGTGATCCGTGCCTCTCTTCTTCAAGAACTTTTTCCATTCGCTGCTCCCGCACTCGAACAACTCCTTGACAGACTCGGGGGCCATTTTCTCACATTTTTTTTGCTGCTTATTCTCCTCGATCTTGTCCCATACGTTCTCGGCCATCCACAGCTCGAGCGCATCAAGATAGATGTCGTGATCTACCTGGTGGCACGGCAACCCGCCCCACTGTGTCGTGTTGCCAGGATCGAGAACATAGGCCCACTTCTTCGGAAGACCGATATTGTTGCCGGATCCGTTGATGTCCCAGTCGGTGATCGCAAGCAATTTATGGATGAAGCCGATCCTCTCCTGGGTGAAGGTGGGCGGGAATGTCTCGTCCGAGCAGGCATGCACGCAGAGCACGTGGTGGATCTCGGTGACCCGCCGTTCCCCCCTGGTTTTCTCCGTCCCGTCGCGGATGGTCAGGGTGCGGTAGTACCCGTCGGAGCAGTTTTTCTCATGCTTGTCGCCGTCGCGGTTGCGCTTGAACTTCCAGCCGTTGGCCTCCTCCATATGCTTGTTGCTCACGCTCCACCTCTTTCGCGCAGTCAGCCCGAGCCGCCGTGCAGCACGACAGCGCCCTTGGCGCCGCCTTCCGAGGACATCCAGATCACGCATCTTCGCGCAGGCGCATAGCCCCGCTCGAACGCCCGCACTGCCATGCATAGAGCCATCGCTGCGCTCGCCGCCCCCGTATCTCCAAACGACGTCGCTGGGAACCAGCAGGACAGGTCGCCGATGTCGATCTTTTCGCGCACCCGCATCAGGGCGCCGCCCCACTCCATGGCTCGCCGTTCG
The DNA window shown above is from Sorangium aterium and carries:
- a CDS encoding Imm49 family immunity protein; translation: MDIADVHAELVSEIHYNMLCVGKAPIAELGDIFDELAAQFGALGICHLLEFADVGEFRTNLIRSGHSRRYFLRRSRAEGNVRDRHLALNRTNSVLDAVVAGDLALARQIADESTEVWNPDWEYEDDHCFFLLLHRMLQNPGTSPPPDAPVLLTRFERSLENRRSPRYEVCRALVARDSEGFDVSVSALLGEEAARNDEARDSAAVREGDVVYWPRSYLSLEGLALIKIAELLGMKVSGELARCPRIARLPWASHSVEDLFAAIEGLA
- a CDS encoding imm11 family protein gives rise to the protein MSFLLWRPGRNIDGICKILDVEGVEDAFELAQGVSRATGWPKDARCRMDPRKPKDIALADSLLGAKRLVVSGRVKKALEDAEVSNVELLPIAIINHKGHTASADYFIVNPQDVCDCIDVAQSGVKWNALDPDSICACDSLVLRQDVVPASYKVFRLHKWRNLVVIRRELADSMLAQGLSGLSFIEPSKYTGLG